Below is a window of Deltaproteobacteria bacterium GWA2_45_12 DNA.
GATGAAAACGGTTTTTATTAAACAACAAAAAATAGCAGCGTGATGGTTATCAAACAATTTCAACTAAGAATGGGATTGACCCCCCAGGGCAAGCCCTGGAAGATTCTCCGTCTAAGGCAGAGGGTTTTAACCGTTTCGGCTCGTCTGCCGAAGTCCCCGCCAACGAGCGGGGACGTAGGTGGATAAGCCAAAGCCTTTCGATGGATGGTTATCGCATTAGGGAAAGAAAGTTGCGTAAAATTTTGCCGTTTCATTTTAGACCAAACGAAAGTTGACTTGCATATAGTTCGACTTAAACCAGTAACCCCAATAATTCAAAAAAAGGCACAACTTCCTTCAAACCTTACCGAAAGTAAGAATAGAAGGTATCTATGGCGAAAATCCTATTTCGTGGAATCAATTCTTTTGGCTCTGGCAGGCCCCCTATGGGGGCTGCCACCTTTGTGCGGCGCCCAGCTTTAGGCTGTTTACAACATCCTGTAACAAAACCCATCCGCTTACTATCCGGTGCACCAAGTAGACTCAATTTATCAGGAGACTTCCGCACAATCACCAGGGATGCACGTCTTTTTGGAGGGCCTGATGATTTTGATCGAGATTTTTTGACTCGACTATCATTAAACCCTGGCCTTTGTTTTGTGGATAGTGAAATTGATGCCGATGACTTCTCTGCTATCAACCCCTTTTCCATTTCTACTAAAGACCATCCCCCCGCTTTCTTTCGCAGGAAAGTTTTTGGGCAAGTAATTGATACCATCAATCATACAACCCATGAAGTGGTCATAGTAGGCAATCATGGAACAGGTAAAAGTACTCTCTTAAAAGAACTGGAGACAGAATTAAGGCGACAAGGCCATTGGGTGGCGCTCATCGATGTCTCTTCCTTATCCTTAAGTTACCACGGTACCAAGGGAAGAGCAGAATTGGTCAATGAACTTATCCAGCAAACCATGCAAAGAAGGGATTCTACTTTATTAAATGTAGCCAGGGACTGGATAGCCGACACGGGGGCAAATCGAGGCATTCTCATTCTCGATCGGACTTATGGCCCTAAATTTTTCCCTTACGTAAAAATATTAAGAGAGGCGGGCATCAGGCTGATTTATGGAACTCACCTCAAAAGCATGGAACTGGATCCGGAGTTTGCTCAAGAAATGAACAAACACGAAGTTATCAATATTACCCCGTCCGTGGAAGAAATCGCATCAATTCTGAGAGCCCTTGGAGGGAATCTTATTGAATACGAGGCGGCCCATAAGATTGCGGAGTATGTCAATGTGCTCTATGCAGAGGTTACAATTCAAATAATGAGATATTTTCGTGAAAGAACTGACTGTTCACCCGAATTCAATTTACATTTTTCCAATGGGCCATTGAGGTTGGCCATCCGTATGGCCGAAAATATGTATGCTAGTAGAGGAAACCGCAACCGAATCACAACGGATTGGGTTGAACAAGAATGGAATACCTATGGCTTCTTACTTTTTGAGGAAAGTTTTTGGGAGTTCCACCCTTCAAGAAGTTGAAGGCAACAGAACCCCATCGACTAACACCGTCACATAATCTTGGGCCACTGTCAGTAGGCCACCGGTGATGTCAAAGGTTTTGGTTTGGTCGGCTTGACGGACAGATAAGGCCCCTGCCTGAAGAAGGGTAAGGTATTCTGTATGCTGGGGGAGAAGACCCACTTCGCCATTGACTGACGGGGCCACAACTTCATCAGCATCCCCCTTAAAAAGGGCCTGCGAGGGAGTTAGAATTTCGACGTGTAGAGACATAATTATTTTAATTCTAATGTCTTCGACTCCGCTCAGACACCACACTTTAAGGGTCCCCGAGCGGAGTCGAGGGGCCGAGAAAATCACGCAGCCAATTTCTGCGCCTTGGCTAACACTTCTTCGATGGAACCCACCAGATAAAAAGCCTGTTCGGGCACATCGTCGTGCTTGCCTTCCACAATTTCCCTGAAACCACGGATGGTGTCGGCCACCTTCACATACTTTCCTTCCAAACCTGTAAACTGGGCGGCCACAAAGAAGGGCTGTGACAGGAATTTCTGGATTTTGCGGGCACGGGACACAACCAATTTATCTTCTTCGGACAATTCATCCATCCCCAAAATGGCGATGATATCCTGAAGGTCTTTATATTTTTGCAATGTCTGCTGAACCTGGCGAGCCACCTTGTAATGTTCTTCTCCCACAACTTGTGGATCCAAGATACGCGAAGTGGAATCCAAGGGATCCACTGCGGGATAAATTCCAAGTTCCGCAATCTGGCGTGAAAGAACCGTGGTTGCATCCAAGTGGGCAAAGGCCGTTGCGGGAGCCGGGTCAGTCAAATCGTCAGCGGGCACGTAAATAGCCTGCACAGAGGTGATGGACCCCTTGGTTGTTGTGGTAATGCGTTCCTGCAAATTACCCATTTCAGTGGCCAGTGTCGGCTGATACCCCACAGCCGAAGGAATACGTCCAAGCAAAGCCGACACTTCCGAACCGGCCTGAGTAAAACGGAAAATATTATCGATGAACAAAAGCACATCCTGACCTTCTTCATCACGGAAATATTCAGAAACCGTCAAAGCGGAAAGCGCCACGCGGGCACGAGCACCGGGGGGCTCGTTCATCTGACCATACACAAGGGCTGCTTTGGCCAAAACGCCGGAATCTTTCATTTCGTGCCACAAATCGTTTCCTTCGCGGGTACGTTCCCCCACACCGGCAAACACCGAGTAACCGCCGTGTTGCTGGGCAACGTTGTTGATTAATTCCATGATAAGCACGGTCTTTCCCACACCGGCTCCCCCGAACAAACCGATTTTTCCGCCACGGGAGTAGGGGGCCAAAAGATCAACCACTTTAATACCTGTTTCAAACATTTGCACTTTCACGTCCTGATCCACAAATTTGGGAGCTTCACGGTGAATGGGCAAAGTTTTTTTGGTTTTGATAGGGCCCCCTTCGTCGACAGGCTCGCCGACGACATTCAAGATGCGTCCTAAAACTTCGCGGCCAACGGGCATTTGGATGGGTTTACCGGTATTTTTAACAGGCTGGCCACGAACCAAACCTTCACTTGAATCCATGGCAATGCAGCGCACCGTGTTTTCACCCAAATGCTGGGCCACTTCCAGCACAAGATTATCTTCCTGGTTACTAATGGAAGGATTGGTCAGCGTAAGCGCTGTATAAATCTCAGGCAAATTGCCGGAATCAAATCTTACGTCGACCACGGGGC
It encodes the following:
- a CDS encoding ATP synthase F1 subunit epsilon, producing the protein MIFSAPRLRSGTLKVWCLSGVEDIRIKIIMSLHVEILTPSQALFKGDADEVVAPSVNGEVGLLPQHTEYLTLLQAGALSVRQADQTKTFDITGGLLTVAQDYVTVLVDGVLLPSTS
- a CDS encoding F0F1 ATP synthase subunit beta, whose amino-acid sequence is MTQQSGKITQVIGPVVDVRFDSGNLPEIYTALTLTNPSISNQEDNLVLEVAQHLGENTVRCIAMDSSEGLVRGQPVKNTGKPIQMPVGREVLGRILNVVGEPVDEGGPIKTKKTLPIHREAPKFVDQDVKVQMFETGIKVVDLLAPYSRGGKIGLFGGAGVGKTVLIMELINNVAQQHGGYSVFAGVGERTREGNDLWHEMKDSGVLAKAALVYGQMNEPPGARARVALSALTVSEYFRDEEGQDVLLFIDNIFRFTQAGSEVSALLGRIPSAVGYQPTLATEMGNLQERITTTTKGSITSVQAIYVPADDLTDPAPATAFAHLDATTVLSRQIAELGIYPAVDPLDSTSRILDPQVVGEEHYKVARQVQQTLQKYKDLQDIIAILGMDELSEEDKLVVSRARKIQKFLSQPFFVAAQFTGLEGKYVKVADTIRGFREIVEGKHDDVPEQAFYLVGSIEEVLAKAQKLAA